The genomic window CGTGCGGATAGGGAACCAGCAGGGCCGGCACCCCGAAGGCGGCCAGCTCGGCGCAGGTGGCGGCCCCCGAACGGCTGATGGCGAGATCGGTTGATCGGTATTTGTTTTCCATGTCCTGGACAAACTGGTGGACATGCGCGTTGGCGCCGAGCTTGGCATAGACGGCTTCGACCGCCTCCTTGTCCTGCAAGCCGGCAATATGCTCGACCTGCAGGTTCAACCCCTTTTCGGCCGCGGCCGCGATGGCCTTTGGAACGGTTTCGTTCAGGGCCTGCGCACCGCGGCTTCCGCCAACCACCAGGATGCGCAACGGATCGTTTGCCCCGCGTTCCTTGCGGGGCTTTTCGCTGGCGAGCTGCAACTCCTTGCGCAGCGGCATGCCGGTGGTGACAATGTTGCCGTGCTTGAGGTAGTAGCTGGTCTTTTCGAAACTCACCGCAACGGTGTCGGCCCGGCGCGCCAGCAGGGATACAGCGCGCCCCGGAACCAGGTTGGCCTCGTGCAGCACATAGGGAATGCCAAGCTTGGTGGCGGCCTTGATGGGGCCATAGGATGCATAGCTTCCCATGGCCAGCATGACCCGCGGCGCCTGCTCGCGCATGGGGGCAAGGGAGAGGCGGTAGGCCTTGCGCAGTTTGGCGATGGTTTGAAGACTGCGAAGCGAAAGCCCGAACTGGAAGCCCTCCGCCGGAATCGTTACCACCTTGCCCTGCCAGGCCTTGACGGCATCGTGCTCAATGTCTTTTCCGGCCAACCACAGCGTAACATCGTGCCCGCGGTCCGCCAGCTCGTTGGCTGTCGCCAGGCCCGGAAAGATGTGGCCGCCCGTACCGCCGCACGCCACGCCGAATCTAAGTTTTTCCCCCATGTGCACCTACCCTTGAAAGTGAGAGCAGGTTCTAGCAGACCCCTCCATTGATTGACACGCTAATTTGTTGATGAAAGCACATCCATACCTATAATGAATCTCAATAGCAAACGGAGTTATTGAACCATGGAAGAACTAGACCCAATCAAACTCAAGGCCGAGCTAGACCAGTTCAAGAAGGAGAAAGAAAAAATCCGCCAGCTCATGGGGCAGATCGGCGGAAAGGATGCCGAAAAACAGGATCGATTGGTGAACCGGATATTCATCCTTGCCATTGCAATGCTGGCGATCAACGACTTTGTAAACCACCTGCTACATATCAAGGATCCCTTGATCCCGCCGCTCTTTTCATTGGAAATCGCGGTTCTGCTGGTCTCGATCAAGATTATCTGGATGATGCACAAGTCGACCAAGGTGGAGCACTTCCAGTTCTGGATCCTCAACTCGATCGAATACCGCCTCAACGACGTTGCCAAGCAATTGCGGCACCTCGAAAAAACGGTCGAGAAATACCACACCGGGGAAAATGAAGGCGACGCGCAGGATGAAGCGACGGGTTAGCGGAACGGCAGTACCGCATCCAGCGAGCGGGCTCCGGCCATGAGCATCAGCAACCGGTCAACCCCCAAGGCCACTCCGCCCGAAGGCGGCATGTTGCCCAGGGCGGAAATGAAGGCCTCGTCGATCGGATAGACCTCTTTCCCCATCGCCTTGCGCTGCTTGGCGCACGCCTCGAAGCGCGCGCGTTGCTCAACGGGATCGGTCAGTTCGGAATAGGCATTGGCCAGCTCGATGCCTTCGATGTAGAGCTCCCAGCGCTCGGCGACGAGCGGATTGCCGGCCTTGCGGCGCGAGAGCGCGGCGGCCTCGACGGGAACATCCTTCAGCACCACCGCCCCACCGATGGCCTTGATGGCGGGTTCGACCTTTTCAACCAAATCCAGATCGAAGCGGTCTTCATCGTAGTTACCCACCGGATCCCATCCGGCATATTCCAGGAACGCCTCCGAGACGGTCAAGATGCGCCAGTCCACCGGTCCATCATTCCAAACGGCCGAGACGAGCGCCTTGGTTTCTTCGAGGATGCCCATGTAGTCGGCGTGGGCCCGGTACCACTCGAGCATGGTGTATTCCGGGTGGTGCAACGCCCCGCGCTCGCCCCGGCGGAAACATTTCCCCACCTCGAAAATCCGCTCGTGCCCGGCGGCCAGCAATTGCTTGTGGAAGATTTCGGGCGAGGTGCGCAAAAAATGGTCGCCGCTGGGTTCGGCATCGATGTGCAACTCCATGCAGGGTGTTTCGAGCCGGACCGGGGTCTCCACCTCGACAAAGCCCCGTTCATGAAAAAACGCCCGCATGCGGCGCATGAGGGCGTCTCTCAGTCGTATGCTGTCGATGGCCATTAGCCCTTGGACACGCGGTCGGCGTAGGTTCCGTCGCGGGTGTCGATGCGGACCACGTCGCCTTCGTTAATGAAGATCGGGACGTTGATCTCGTAGCCGTTTTCGAGCTTGGCGGGCTTCATGACGTTGGTGGCGGTGTCGCCCCGGGCGCCGGGTTCGGTTTCGGCAATGGTCATTTCCACGAAGTTCGGCAGGGTGATGTCGAGCGCACGATCGTTGTGGAAAAGGATTTCCACCTGCATGTCGTCGACGATGAAATGCTTGAGGTCGCCGAGCAGCTCTTCGTTGAGGTGGGCTTCCTCGAACGTGGCGTTGTCGGAAAAGACATAATCGTTGCCGTCGATGTAGGAAAAGGTGTAGTCGCGCGAGATGAGCGCGCAGCGGTTTACCTTTTCGACGGAACGGTAGGTTTTGTCGAACTGGTTGCCGGTGACAAGGTTCTTGATCTTGCAACGGTAGAGCGCCTGGCCTTTGCCGGGCTTCGAAAACTCGAAGTTGGTGATCATGCAGGGGTCGCCGTCGATCTCGATCTTCAAGCCTTTCTTCAGGTCTGATGCACTGTACATATTGGTCTATCCTCGGTTGTAAACTTAAAAAAGAGCGCGGATTATGCAGAATGCCCCCCTCCCTGCCAAGTGTGGATTTTGGCTTTTCCCTCTGCCGGAAAACAAAAAACAAGCGGAAAAGCATGGTGGATTTGGCCAAAAAGCCCTATAAGTATCGTTATATTGCCTTGGATAGACCAGAAGGCGCACTGCGGAACACTAGCGAAGGAGAAAAATATGAAGACTAAATGGATAACCCTTTTCACGGCAACCGCGGCTATTGCGTTAAGCCTGAGTTCAATGGACGCGCAAGCCAAGACCAAGAAGAACGACCCCGACAAGAAAGAGGTCGAGAAGATTCTGAAGGAAGTCGGCGGTGAGCACTATGTTGAAAAAATGAAAATCAGCTCCCTGTGCTCGATGGAGTTCGAGGATGCGGCTGGCGAGGAATTGTACTACCACATCTACAATGTTTCGCTGAAAGAAGGCGGCTATCGCATTGTATTCTTCGACAATGTCCCGAACTATCTCGGTTTTTACGCCAGCCAGTTCGAAGCAACCGACTATGAGGAAGGTGCCGTTCTGCTGGACTCCGGCGACAGTGACGAAGATGGAAACACCAGCTACTTCAACCTCGCGGTCTCGGACAAAGGCCCCGCGGACAAGACGCGTATCGACGGCGTTCCCACTCCTTTCGTGAAGAACCCCAAACTCGAAGAGAAGGGCAAAGCCGCAGGAACCGGCGGCAGCGGCGCCCTCGTTGTTCCCGTCCAGAAATCCGCCAGTGGCGCAACGGTTGAATACCGCGACTGGAAGATCACCATCAAGGGCCAGGAGCGCACCTACAACGCCATCTTTGTCCAGAAGTCCGGAAGCAACATCCAGATCAAGGATTCCAAGCGCGGAAAAACCGCCACAATTCCGATTTCTTCGCTTTCGGCCGAAGACAAGGAATACCTGAAGGGACTCGGCGAGCTCTAGGCCAAACCGGTTCCAACCCTGCAAAAAAGCCGCCCATCGGGCGGCTTTTTTCATGATAGCGGAAGCCGCCATTCGAAGCGGGGTGCTATTTCGCGAAAACCTTTACGCCTTTCAGGTGGAAATATCCCGGCTCGGAATTCACCAGGCCGATTTTCACGAAACGGGCCATTACGGGCTGTTGAAGTTCCACCAACCAGCGGGTTTCGGGGTTTTCCGTCTTGAATACCTGCCGCCAGTTTTCCCTGTCGGAGGAAAGCCAGACATGAAGATTTCGGGTGCGCCCTGCATGGCCGTCCGGACGGTTCAGGATTTCGAAACCAACCACGGGTTGCTCCTGCTTCAGGTCGATGATCACCCACGGGGTCTTTTCCGCATCGGTATGGAACGACTGCTTGCCCTCCATCGTCGTGAGCAAGGTATGGTTGTGCGGCACGCCCCATTCGGAGGAGAGCGAACTGTGGGCCACCGCGCCCTCGCGCGAAACCCATTGCCAACCGGCAGGGATTTTTGAGGAAGCCTGCCCCGCGTCCACGACGCCGGAAGCCCTACGGGCGGCATCGACGTTGAACATGCGCCCGGGGAACGATTTATCCCACAACGGGCTGGGCACATGCGCCTCGTTCATGGCCGTGCGGATGCGCTCCACCACCTCGGGGAACCGGTCGGCCACATCCACCTGCTCGCCTTCGTCGGCGGACAGGTCGTACAGCTCGATCCTCTGGCCCTCGCGGCGATCCACCACAACGCCCTTCCACTTGCCCATGCGCACGGCCTGGTTCGGTACGCGCTCGTAGAGTTCCCAATAGAGATAGTCGTGTTGTTTCTGCCGCGTCGTGTTGCCTAGCAAGGTCGGAAGCATGGAGATTCCATCCGTATCCCCGCGCACCGGCTCTCCGGTCAGTTCGGAAAACGTCGGCAGCATATCCCAGAAAGCGGACAGATGGTCGCTGACCGTTCCCGCCATGATGGTGCCGGGCCAATAGGCAAACATGGGCGAACGCACCCCGCCCTCGTACATGCTGCGCTTAATGCCGCGCAGCTCGCCGGAGGTGTTGAAAAAGGTTTCGGAGCCCTGCTCCCCGTGCGCCCCGTTGTCGCTGTTGAAAATCACCAGGGTGTTTTCGGCCAGCGTCAATTCATCCAGCAGGCTCATCAACCGACCGACATCGCGATCCATGCGCGAGGTCATCGCGGCATGTTTTTTGAACTTTTCCGGCCAGTCCATTTTGGCGTACTGCCCAAGCTCCGGAACCTGGTATTTCGTATGCGGAATCGTGTAGGCCAGATAGAGGAAGAAGGGAGCGTCCTTGTTTTCCGCAACAAACTTCAGCGCTTCCTCCGTCATCAGGTCGTGGCTATAGACGTTGCCGCCGAGCGGCACCTTCTCGTGGTTGCGCCAGAGGAATTGGGGATAATAGTTGTGCGCCCGGCGCTGGTCGGCATAGCCGAAGAAATAGTCGAACCCCTGCTTGGTCGGGAAGCCGTAGTTGAGCGTCCCATCCGGCTTTTCGCCGCCGAGGCCCCACTTGCCGATGCACGCGGTTTTATATCCCGCCCGCTGCATCAGTTTGCCTAGCGTTTCCGATTCAGGCGGGATGGGCGTCTGCCCGTTGGGATAGCCCGGGCTGTTGGCGCGGATATAGCCATGCCCCGGATGCTTCCCGGTCATCAACGAACCGCGCGAAGGCGCGCAGACCGAGCTTCCGCAATAGTGCGCCGTGAAACGCATCCCCTTGGCCGCCAGGGCGTCCAGCTCCGGTGTTTGGATCATCTCCTGCCCGTTGTAGCCCACCTCGCCATAGCCCAGATCATCGCACAAAATATAAACCACGTTCGGCGATCGCGCCTCTTCCGCAGCGGCAACGAAAGCCAAACATGCGGCCAGCATACTCGAATAAATCCTCATCGGTCTTCCTTTCCAACATTGGGTTGCACGGTTTCCAATCACGGTGCAACCCCTTCGCTCAGGCGGAAAAACCGGGCCGGATGGATTTCCGTTTCGAGCGGGAGCTCAATCCGCCACGGGCTGACATCCGGGATAAAGGTGGTGCCGGGTTCGGCGGCAAAGAGCATGCCGGAGGTTGCGGTTTCAATATGGTAGGTGGTTCCAATCTCCGGGACATCGACCATCATGACCAGGTTGGTTTCCCCGGTTTGGAAGTTGAAGGTATCGATATATAGATCGCGCAGGTCGGGTTGGATGGAGAGGGCGACATCGTCGATCGTCGAGAACGCATTCTTCTGCTGGGAACACTCCATCTTTTCGAGCAGCGATCCCGCCACCGGAGCCTTGCCGAGCACCACATCGCCGCTCCGCCATTTGGCGCCATCCTTCAGCACCCGGTAGCGCACCTGGGTAAAGTTTCCGGAAACCCGCTTGAACGATGCGGTCACATCGTAGACGGCATCGGCCTCCTGGCTCCCTACCGCACCAACGAAAACCGTCGCGGTGGCGCCGCCGGACAGCACGCGCAGCAAGACCGGGGATTGCGAATCGGTCTCCGAGCGCGCCATGATGCCGTAGCCGTTTTGCCGGGTGCCATCAACGGCATAGACCCGCGTATCGGTGTTGCCATCGGTGGTGAGCGCATTGAAGGCAAACGCGGCCTGGAGCGTGACCCACTCGAACTTCATCGGATCGACGGTGCGGGGCAGCGGGGTTTCGGCATCGAGCGAAGAGCTGTGCGTGCCGGCGGTTTCGACCTCGAGCGCCCCTTCGGCGGAGATGCCCCAGTCGGTGCGGTTGCGGGCGTTATAGGTCCAGAGATTGTCGGCCTGCACACTGCCGATGCCAACCAGGGGCGCCGGAGCGGCGGCATCCCATGTTTCGGAAAGGAGCGCGGTGGCATCGAAGAACGCCAGCTGCTGGATTTCGGATTGTTCCAGCACGCGATCGTAGATGCGAACCTCGTCAAGCTGCCCGGCAAAATGATTGGCCCCGGTTTGCAGGCAGCCGATCCGGAGGAGTGGCGGCGCGGCTTTGGTTCCGCCCGGGCCATGGGCAACGGCTTCGGATGCGCCATTGATGAAGAGTTCCATTTCGCCGGTCGCGCTGTTTCGGGTTGCGGCCACGTGGCGCCATTGGCCATCCGCCATATCGGTTTGTGAAAGAATCGTGGTATCGGGCTGCCCCACCCCGAACGCCACATTCGATCCGTGGAGGGCGATGCCGAAGTCGCCAGCCGCCCCCGCCACTTCGCCATCCACCAGGCCGCTCCCTTCCCACCATCGTCCGGCCCCTTCGGAACCGGCCACATCCGCGCGCATCCAGAACGCAATGGTGAATTCGGTGGAAATGTTCCGGGGAATGGAAACAGAGGCATCCACCCCATTGAATTCCAGGCATTGGGCGTCGCGCCCGTCAACAAAGGCGCCCCCGCCCGCCAGGGTGCCATGGTTTCCGCTGCCACTCGAATCGGAGGCATCGCCCTCGAACGAATAGATCGCCGCAATGTTCGTGGGCGAAGCATAGGGCAAGGTGAACAGCGTGATCGAGTTGGTCGGCAACGTGCCGGAAAACGTATTGGAGCCAACCACCGTTGCCGAACCGCCGCTCGAAACGAAGCTTCCGTCCACATTGGCCCAGCGCTTGTAGGAAACATCGCCGCAGATGCCTCCCTGCAACAGATTGAATGCATGATCGGCATATTCCGTGCCGCTCACATTCAGCGCCCATACGCGGAGCGATCCGCCCTCGCGGAAGGCCCGGGTGATCAACGTGCCCAACGGTTCCTTTTCATTGAAGCCATCTTCGTCGTCGATGGCGCATGGACGGCTGAGCGTCGAGCTGGTGGTGATGGCCTTTTCCATTTCGCCCTTGAAGCCCGTGCGCGTGTAGGCCCACCAAACATAGCCGCTGAGGCCAAGTTCGATGTTGTCGAAGATGGCGGCCAAAGCCGATTCCGCATCCTCCAAATCATCCAGGTCGCCCTGATTATCCCAATGCACTTCGCTGTTCCAGCAGGGCCGCCCTTCGCCATCGCCGATCATGTCGGCCAGCTTGGGATAGGGGCGCCACCTGGGATAGTAGTGCGTACCGAGCAGATCCAGCGAGGCGCCGCCGCCCGGCAGCGCCAGCAGCTCTTCCACAAACGTATAGCTGGGGCCATAGTCCTCGGGGCCGATGATGACCGGCGGCATGGTGAACGCGGCGGGAACCGTTACCACCGGATGCGTCGGATGGGTGGTATCGATCAGATCAACCGTTCCGGCCTGTTCCGACATGGCCCGCAGGGCATTCACAATGGCCAAGTGCTTTTCCGGCGTGATGTTGCCTTCGTTGTAGACCTCTTCGTTGTCGACTCCAAGCATAGGGAAAACGAAGCTCTCGCTCTTGCGAACCAGATCGTGCTCCCAGAACCGGAGATAGTCGGCCAGCAGCCGCGCATATTGCTCGGGAACCACCCCATTGCCATCCTTCGTCCAGGCGGGAAAGCTGTTTTGCCCGTCCAGCTTTTTGCTGGGGAAGAAGACGACATCCGGTCGCGCATCACGCGCGTTTTTCATAGCGGTGAACATTTTCTTGGAGTTAACGACCGCGGGATCGTAGACATAATAGGACACATCGATCTCGCCGGCGGCCGGATGTGCCGGTCGCGTGGCATCGCCCCAAACGGCAACCCGCAGCACACTCATGCGGTCGTCGATGAACAGCTCCTGCGCCTTCGAGGCCGTCAGGCCGTTGATCACACTGGCATTCTTGATGTCGTAGCCCCAATCGGTGATCAACACCCCCCGCAGCTCCGGGTTGATCTCGACCGTTCCCGCCGTTGTCGCCGCCCCCGCCAGGCGGGCAGCGAGCAGCAAACACAACCCCATCGCATTCATCCATTTCATCGCTCTGTTTCCTTTTGAGATAACGGAACAGTACACTAGAACACGAGTACACCGGAAACCTTAAACACTCGGATGAGCAAAGAACTCCGCAATCTTACCGATGGCGAATGGATGGGTGGATTTTACCACGGCTCCGCGATGCCCGGTCGCCGCGATCGGCGCCCCTGGGTGAAGAGGCCATGGTTTGGATTTAGATGCGTTAGAGTCCGAAGTCCCCCGGAAGCGCATCCTGGATTTTTTTCATCTCGCGCATCATTTCCTCGAGCTTGTCCTTATATTCCGGATCGTTTGCCAGATTGACCTGTTCATGCGGATCGCGGGAAATGCGGTAGAGCTGGTCCGGGTCATAGTAGCCGGGATAATGCTCGGTTCCGGTTGACGGCATCTCCGCATGGCCGCCCCCGGGGATGGCGGTCAGATGGCTGAACGGCTTGGCCGGATCCTCGGTCACAATCGGAATATGCAACCGTCGGCGATTGGCATTCCACTCCTCCAGCACGCGCACGCGTTCTTCCTTCGACATGTTGGCAATGTGTTCCGGATAGCGGATGGCCACATATTTCCAGTCGCCCTTAAGAATGCCGCGCCCGAAGCCAAGCTCGAAATATAGCACACGCCCTTCAGGTTGTTTTTTGCCCTGCGTCAAATACGGCCAGAAGCTTTCGCCATCCAACGCGGCATCCGCATAGTCCCCGCCCACGGCATCCAGGATCGTCGGGGCGAAATCAATGCTGTTCAGCAGCGCATCGCAGGTTTTGCCCACCGGGAACCCGCCCTTGCGCCAGACGATGCCGGGTGTATGGACTCCGCCTTGATAGACCGTGCCCTTCGACTCCATCCACTGGTCGTTGAAGAAAAAGATGAGGGTATTCTCCAACTGGCCGGTTTCCTCCAGGGTATCAAGCAGCGCCCCCAACGCATCGTCCATCCAGAGCAGGTTGCAGGCATCGTCGGTCGGCTTGAGCCCGGCGGCCCGGATCCGTTCGGGAATGGTTTTCCGGGCCGGTTGCACGGCGGGGGCTTCATCCAGATAACCCACCGCCGAAAGCAGCGGATTGGCATTCCAGGCACTCGTTGCATTCACGGGCCCATGTGGCAACGTGGTGGCGAAATAGAGGAAGAACGGCTCACTGCGGTCATGGTGGTTCCTGATGAATTCCGTGCCACCCCCGGTAATCCAGTCCATGTTATGCACCGCCACCTCGTGTAACCCGAGAAAGTGCGGATTGTTATGGTAGACGCGATCGACATAGTCAAAACCGACCTCCCGCACGCCTTGGCAAACCTTATCGTGGTTGGCCTTGAGCTGCGCCTGGTTCTTCGGATCCTTCGCACTCGCATCATTATCCGGAAAGCGCTTGAGCCCCTGCACTTCAATCACATGGTTCTTTCCGACAAACCCGGTCATATAACCGGCACGCTTCATGAGTTGAGGAAGCGATTCGTCGGTTTCCAGTATATGGGTATTGAATTCGACATGGGTCTGCCCCCCGTTTTTCTCGGTTGTCTCCTTGAAAAAGGGATTATTGGCCCGGCTTGGATTTCGCCCGGTCAGCACACTGTAGCGGCTCGGCGTACACAACGGGGAGACGGTGTATTGATTCAGCAAAACCACCCCTTCATCCGCAATGCGTTCGATATTCGGCGTCAGCACCTTCCGCTCCACACCGGGAATAAAGTTGAAATGGTGCGGCAGCATATCATCGGTTATGAAGAAGATGACGTTGGGTTTTCCCGCCCACGCATGAGCCGCAAGCAAGGCGAAGACTAGCGCTAAAGTTTTCATGGTTCTCTCCAAATTCCATACCGTTTGAAACGTGGGCCGCGGTTCGCCCGGCCATGCTCCACGGCCCGGCATCCGCGCCTTCATCTCAAAACGAATCCCACATTATCCAAATAAACCTTGCCCGACACGGGCACCTTCTTCCCGTCGTTTTGGTAGAGCTGGATGAACAGCGCATAGGTCTTGCCCATCGCCGCATAATACTTCGGATCGGGCAGCCTCAGCTCCAGCGTCTTCCATTTTCCGCGCACCTCCTCGAGCGTCAGCGACCCTAGCTCGATCCAATGATCCATCTCGCTCTGCAGCACAACGCGAATGCCAACCTGCTTGTCGGCGCACTGGAAGTTGCTTGAAGCACCGACATCCAGCACAACGCCTGCAATGCGCTTCCGGTCGATGGAACCGGGCGGAGAAAAGACC from Pontiella desulfatans includes these protein-coding regions:
- a CDS encoding sulfatase-like hydrolase/transferase, whose translation is MRIYSSMLAACLAFVAAAEEARSPNVVYILCDDLGYGEVGYNGQEMIQTPELDALAAKGMRFTAHYCGSSVCAPSRGSLMTGKHPGHGYIRANSPGYPNGQTPIPPESETLGKLMQRAGYKTACIGKWGLGGEKPDGTLNYGFPTKQGFDYFFGYADQRRAHNYYPQFLWRNHEKVPLGGNVYSHDLMTEEALKFVAENKDAPFFLYLAYTIPHTKYQVPELGQYAKMDWPEKFKKHAAMTSRMDRDVGRLMSLLDELTLAENTLVIFNSDNGAHGEQGSETFFNTSGELRGIKRSMYEGGVRSPMFAYWPGTIMAGTVSDHLSAFWDMLPTFSELTGEPVRGDTDGISMLPTLLGNTTRQKQHDYLYWELYERVPNQAVRMGKWKGVVVDRREGQRIELYDLSADEGEQVDVADRFPEVVERIRTAMNEAHVPSPLWDKSFPGRMFNVDAARRASGVVDAGQASSKIPAGWQWVSREGAVAHSSLSSEWGVPHNHTLLTTMEGKQSFHTDAEKTPWVIIDLKQEQPVVGFEILNRPDGHAGRTRNLHVWLSSDRENWRQVFKTENPETRWLVELQQPVMARFVKIGLVNSEPGYFHLKGVKVFAK
- the epmA gene encoding EF-P lysine aminoacylase EpmA, giving the protein MAIDSIRLRDALMRRMRAFFHERGFVEVETPVRLETPCMELHIDAEPSGDHFLRTSPEIFHKQLLAAGHERIFEVGKCFRRGERGALHHPEYTMLEWYRAHADYMGILEETKALVSAVWNDGPVDWRILTVSEAFLEYAGWDPVGNYDEDRFDLDLVEKVEPAIKAIGGAVVLKDVPVEAAALSRRKAGNPLVAERWELYIEGIELANAYSELTDPVEQRARFEACAKQRKAMGKEVYPIDEAFISALGNMPPSGGVALGVDRLLMLMAGARSLDAVLPFR
- the efp gene encoding elongation factor P; translated protein: MYSASDLKKGLKIEIDGDPCMITNFEFSKPGKGQALYRCKIKNLVTGNQFDKTYRSVEKVNRCALISRDYTFSYIDGNDYVFSDNATFEEAHLNEELLGDLKHFIVDDMQVEILFHNDRALDITLPNFVEMTIAETEPGARGDTATNVMKPAKLENGYEINVPIFINEGDVVRIDTRDGTYADRVSKG
- the murG gene encoding undecaprenyldiphospho-muramoylpentapeptide beta-N-acetylglucosaminyltransferase, which gives rise to MGEKLRFGVACGGTGGHIFPGLATANELADRGHDVTLWLAGKDIEHDAVKAWQGKVVTIPAEGFQFGLSLRSLQTIAKLRKAYRLSLAPMREQAPRVMLAMGSYASYGPIKAATKLGIPYVLHEANLVPGRAVSLLARRADTVAVSFEKTSYYLKHGNIVTTGMPLRKELQLASEKPRKERGANDPLRILVVGGSRGAQALNETVPKAIAAAAEKGLNLQVEHIAGLQDKEAVEAVYAKLGANAHVHQFVQDMENKYRSTDLAISRSGAATCAELAAFGVPALLVPYPHAVRDHQMSNARILQDAKAADVVAQEDLSASWLRDYLVNVSEKPARLERMAVAMKKRGQSDAAARLADLLEKVAGA
- a CDS encoding sulfatase family protein; translation: MKTLALVFALLAAHAWAGKPNVIFFITDDMLPHHFNFIPGVERKVLTPNIERIADEGVVLLNQYTVSPLCTPSRYSVLTGRNPSRANNPFFKETTEKNGGQTHVEFNTHILETDESLPQLMKRAGYMTGFVGKNHVIEVQGLKRFPDNDASAKDPKNQAQLKANHDKVCQGVREVGFDYVDRVYHNNPHFLGLHEVAVHNMDWITGGGTEFIRNHHDRSEPFFLYFATTLPHGPVNATSAWNANPLLSAVGYLDEAPAVQPARKTIPERIRAAGLKPTDDACNLLWMDDALGALLDTLEETGQLENTLIFFFNDQWMESKGTVYQGGVHTPGIVWRKGGFPVGKTCDALLNSIDFAPTILDAVGGDYADAALDGESFWPYLTQGKKQPEGRVLYFELGFGRGILKGDWKYVAIRYPEHIANMSKEERVRVLEEWNANRRRLHIPIVTEDPAKPFSHLTAIPGGGHAEMPSTGTEHYPGYYDPDQLYRISRDPHEQVNLANDPEYKDKLEEMMREMKKIQDALPGDFGL
- a CDS encoding LamG domain-containing protein; translated protein: MKWMNAMGLCLLLAARLAGAATTAGTVEINPELRGVLITDWGYDIKNASVINGLTASKAQELFIDDRMSVLRVAVWGDATRPAHPAAGEIDVSYYVYDPAVVNSKKMFTAMKNARDARPDVVFFPSKKLDGQNSFPAWTKDGNGVVPEQYARLLADYLRFWEHDLVRKSESFVFPMLGVDNEEVYNEGNITPEKHLAIVNALRAMSEQAGTVDLIDTTHPTHPVVTVPAAFTMPPVIIGPEDYGPSYTFVEELLALPGGGASLDLLGTHYYPRWRPYPKLADMIGDGEGRPCWNSEVHWDNQGDLDDLEDAESALAAIFDNIELGLSGYVWWAYTRTGFKGEMEKAITTSSTLSRPCAIDDEDGFNEKEPLGTLITRAFREGGSLRVWALNVSGTEYADHAFNLLQGGICGDVSYKRWANVDGSFVSSGGSATVVGSNTFSGTLPTNSITLFTLPYASPTNIAAIYSFEGDASDSSGSGNHGTLAGGGAFVDGRDAQCLEFNGVDASVSIPRNISTEFTIAFWMRADVAGSEGAGRWWEGSGLVDGEVAGAAGDFGIALHGSNVAFGVGQPDTTILSQTDMADGQWRHVAATRNSATGEMELFINGASEAVAHGPGGTKAAPPLLRIGCLQTGANHFAGQLDEVRIYDRVLEQSEIQQLAFFDATALLSETWDAAAPAPLVGIGSVQADNLWTYNARNRTDWGISAEGALEVETAGTHSSSLDAETPLPRTVDPMKFEWVTLQAAFAFNALTTDGNTDTRVYAVDGTRQNGYGIMARSETDSQSPVLLRVLSGGATATVFVGAVGSQEADAVYDVTASFKRVSGNFTQVRYRVLKDGAKWRSGDVVLGKAPVAGSLLEKMECSQQKNAFSTIDDVALSIQPDLRDLYIDTFNFQTGETNLVMMVDVPEIGTTYHIETATSGMLFAAEPGTTFIPDVSPWRIELPLETEIHPARFFRLSEGVAP